From one Rhizobium rosettiformans genomic stretch:
- a CDS encoding ABC1 kinase family protein: MSDRDRYRPVPQGRLSRLAALGQIAGGVASGMVAEGLSRLAKGERPHLRDLLLTPSNALKAAEQLSRMRGAAMKLGQMISLEPGEFLPPELQSIFAQLRSSAHFMPPSQLSASLSSAWGPDWRRHFNQFETTPIAAASIGQVHRGVLSSGRPVAVKVQYPGVLQSIDSDIDNVATFLRLSGLLPAGLDIAPHLAEAKRQLREEADYLREAEEMRRFGRLLADDDRFVVPAPVEELLRPTVLPMDFIEGAPLETLAHAPQTQRDAAMQAISELALRELFVFGHMQTDPNFANYLWRPKDGRVALLDFGAVRPVSPESARDYHLLLQATLGDSVTAVRHALMEMRYLSRAQTERYGRTLDEMTRVVLDHVLKAPEGLVDFSDRGPLVEIRERAVPIFADRALWALPAPDKMFLQRKITGLALLSMKLRVRMPLSAMLRDYA, encoded by the coding sequence ATGAGTGATCGTGATCGATACAGGCCCGTGCCCCAGGGGCGTCTCAGCCGGCTGGCGGCGCTTGGCCAGATTGCCGGTGGTGTCGCCTCGGGCATGGTCGCGGAAGGCTTGAGCCGTCTGGCGAAGGGGGAGCGTCCGCACCTGAGAGACCTGCTTCTGACGCCATCGAACGCGCTGAAGGCTGCAGAGCAGCTGTCACGCATGCGCGGCGCCGCCATGAAGCTCGGTCAGATGATCTCGCTGGAACCGGGTGAATTCCTGCCGCCCGAGCTGCAGTCGATCTTCGCGCAGCTCCGGTCCTCGGCGCATTTCATGCCGCCGAGCCAGCTTTCCGCCTCACTGTCCAGCGCCTGGGGCCCGGACTGGCGACGCCATTTCAACCAGTTCGAGACGACACCGATCGCAGCCGCATCGATCGGGCAGGTGCATCGGGGTGTTCTGTCATCAGGCCGCCCGGTTGCCGTCAAGGTTCAATATCCCGGTGTGCTCCAAAGCATCGATTCCGATATCGACAATGTCGCGACCTTCCTGCGCCTGTCGGGCCTTCTTCCCGCAGGTCTCGACATTGCGCCGCATCTGGCGGAAGCCAAGCGGCAGTTGCGGGAAGAGGCAGATTATCTCCGCGAGGCGGAGGAAATGCGTCGCTTCGGCCGCCTGCTCGCCGATGACGACCGCTTCGTGGTGCCGGCCCCCGTGGAGGAACTCCTGCGGCCGACGGTCCTGCCGATGGATTTCATCGAGGGGGCTCCGCTCGAAACCCTCGCCCATGCACCCCAGACGCAAAGGGATGCGGCCATGCAGGCGATCTCCGAGCTTGCACTGCGCGAGCTTTTCGTCTTCGGTCACATGCAGACGGATCCGAACTTCGCCAACTATCTCTGGAGGCCTAAGGACGGACGGGTGGCCCTGCTCGATTTCGGCGCGGTACGACCGGTCTCCCCGGAAAGCGCCAGAGACTACCATCTCCTCCTGCAGGCGACCCTCGGTGATAGCGTGACGGCGGTGCGCCATGCGCTGATGGAGATGCGCTATCTTTCCCGGGCGCAAACGGAGCGCTACGGACGGACGCTGGATGAAATGACACGCGTCGTCCTGGATCATGTCCTGAAGGCGCCGGAGGGGCTGGTTGATTTCAGCGACCGTGGCCCGCTCGTGGAGATCCGCGAGCGCGCGGTGCCGATCTTTGCCGATCGCGCGCTCTGGGCGCTACCGGCTCCGGACAAGATGTTCCTGCAACGCAAGATCACCGGGCTTGCACTTCTCAGCATGAAGCTTCGCGTCCGCATGCCGCTTTCGGCCATGCTTCGAGACTATGCCTGA
- a CDS encoding ABC transporter permease, which translates to MNLPIAPPRRIDGTGILLALVLSIVVVLPLLVVGVWAFTEVWRYPNVLPQQFGLRFWEQTLNRSDVWNALWLSLTLSGVVTLASAIICLPAAYAFARMRFPGRDLLFFSFLAGHAFPKFGLLVAIAAIFLQLDLIGTFWGVALIQLVNTLMFMIWIPVAAFQAVDRRMEEAARDVGAGPFRVFWSITLPQAAPTIAAALLLTFVGTFYETEGAWLIGAPGIRTMPVLMISFINNQMVIQFGAVLSVMLWVPSFIALMFARRVIGGNAFAKGFGG; encoded by the coding sequence ATGAACCTACCCATTGCCCCACCGCGCAGGATCGATGGCACCGGCATCCTGCTCGCGCTCGTGCTTTCGATCGTCGTTGTCCTGCCTTTGCTCGTCGTCGGCGTCTGGGCCTTCACCGAGGTCTGGCGCTATCCCAACGTCCTGCCACAGCAGTTCGGTCTGCGGTTCTGGGAGCAGACGCTGAACCGTTCGGACGTGTGGAACGCGCTATGGCTGAGCCTGACGCTCTCGGGCGTGGTGACGCTTGCCTCGGCGATTATCTGCCTGCCGGCGGCTTATGCCTTTGCGCGGATGCGCTTTCCAGGCCGAGACCTGTTGTTCTTCTCGTTTCTCGCAGGCCATGCCTTCCCGAAATTCGGTCTCCTCGTCGCCATCGCCGCTATCTTTCTGCAGCTCGACCTGATCGGCACTTTCTGGGGTGTGGCACTTATCCAGCTGGTCAACACGCTGATGTTCATGATCTGGATCCCGGTTGCGGCCTTCCAGGCGGTTGACCGTCGCATGGAAGAGGCCGCCCGCGACGTGGGTGCAGGCCCGTTCCGTGTCTTCTGGTCGATCACGCTGCCCCAGGCTGCGCCGACAATTGCGGCGGCCCTTCTCCTGACATTCGTCGGCACCTTCTACGAGACGGAAGGCGCCTGGCTGATCGGCGCGCCGGGCATCCGCACCATGCCCGTGCTAATGATCAGCTTCATCAACAACCAGATGGTCATCCAGTTCGGCGCGGTCCTGTCCGTCATGCTCTGGGTCCCGTCCTTCATCGCCCTGATGTTCGCCCGCCGGGTGATCGGCGGCAACGCCTTTGCCAAGGGCTTTGGTGGATGA
- a CDS encoding ABC transporter permease — MSIKTSGRGLVGLLLVALPVSLVGWLVIWPIISAVLRTVWRASPDGEAGFDLSSYIFFFSDAYSLNNLSLTLWTTAVCALLLLVVSLPIALYLRFARGGIASYVQALAILPMFVPSIILAYALIRVLGPNGMVDLLLNFAGLPKLRTPYLTPWGPVIGLVWDNIPLTVLILLSGLGSVSNMAIEAARDVGASRLRVLRHIILPQITNSILVALSFAVLGIFSAFTLPYLLGPASPEMMGPFMQRTFRDLNDPVSAITQAVITFGFCIVFGLFYVRSVARNQGR; from the coding sequence ATGTCAATCAAGACGTCGGGCAGGGGGCTTGTTGGCCTCCTGCTCGTCGCCCTGCCGGTTTCGCTCGTCGGATGGTTGGTCATTTGGCCAATCATCAGTGCCGTTCTGCGTACGGTGTGGCGTGCCTCGCCCGACGGTGAGGCGGGCTTCGACCTGTCGAGCTACATCTTCTTCTTTTCCGACGCTTACAGCCTCAACAATCTCAGCCTGACGCTCTGGACCACGGCGGTCTGTGCCCTGCTGCTCCTGGTCGTGTCGCTCCCGATCGCGCTTTATCTGCGCTTTGCCCGGGGCGGCATCGCCTCCTATGTGCAGGCGCTTGCCATCCTGCCGATGTTCGTTCCATCGATTATTCTCGCCTATGCCCTGATCCGGGTGCTCGGGCCGAACGGCATGGTCGACCTGCTCCTGAACTTCGCCGGCCTGCCGAAATTGAGAACGCCCTATCTCACGCCATGGGGGCCGGTGATCGGCCTGGTCTGGGACAATATTCCGCTGACGGTGCTGATCCTGCTCTCGGGTCTCGGCTCGGTGAGCAACATGGCGATCGAGGCGGCGCGTGATGTCGGCGCAAGCCGGCTTCGCGTCCTCCGGCATATCATTCTGCCGCAGATCACCAATTCCATTCTGGTGGCACTGTCATTTGCCGTGCTCGGCATCTTCTCCGCCTTCACGCTGCCCTATCTGCTGGGCCCCGCCTCGCCGGAAATGATGGGTCCCTTCATGCAGCGAACATTTAGGGATCTGAATGACCCCGTTAGCGCCATTACCCAGGCTGTGATCACCTTCGGCTTCTGCATTGTCTTTGGCCTGTTCTACGTGCGCTCCGTCGCCCGCAACCAGGGGAGATGA
- a CDS encoding LacI family DNA-binding transcriptional regulator → MRKNGSPLFVSARMVAERAGVSRSAVSRTFTDGASVSEETRRKVVEAAEALGYHVNHLARQLRERSNIVCLIVSDLTTPVRAAMVDRLTRKLQAAGKITVVLNTESDEASINHALKLTLHYRADATVVLSGTPSTGLVKTALANGQQVILINRDDGLEGCDNVGLDNATAAREALFLLKRAGCRRLGIVTSAARTPSLVEREERFLEAADGEAITVAVVEADATSYRAGFEAAKRVYARSEPPDGVFSVTDLLAIGFMDGARLEFGLRIPEDLCVIGFDNIEQAAWEAYRLTTFEQPLDRIAAHVVGLLTEVQDVTGSPQGDGAVFEPVAVWRRSVRPHPGST, encoded by the coding sequence ATGCGTAAGAATGGCTCGCCGCTTTTTGTCAGTGCCAGGATGGTGGCCGAGCGCGCCGGCGTGTCGCGTTCCGCAGTGTCGCGCACCTTCACCGATGGCGCGAGCGTTTCGGAGGAAACACGTCGAAAGGTTGTCGAAGCAGCCGAGGCACTTGGCTATCACGTCAATCATCTGGCCCGCCAGCTGCGCGAGCGCAGCAACATCGTCTGTCTGATCGTCTCGGATCTGACCACGCCCGTCAGGGCGGCAATGGTCGACCGCTTGACCCGCAAGCTTCAGGCGGCAGGCAAGATCACTGTGGTTCTCAACACGGAGAGTGACGAGGCAAGCATCAATCACGCCTTGAAGCTCACCTTGCACTACCGCGCCGATGCGACGGTGGTCCTGTCGGGAACGCCATCGACGGGACTGGTGAAAACGGCGCTCGCCAATGGCCAGCAGGTCATCCTGATCAACCGCGACGACGGTCTGGAAGGCTGCGACAATGTCGGGCTGGACAATGCAACGGCAGCAAGAGAGGCGCTTTTCCTGCTGAAACGGGCCGGGTGCCGACGTCTCGGGATCGTGACCTCGGCAGCCCGCACCCCGAGCCTGGTGGAGAGAGAAGAGCGCTTCCTCGAGGCGGCCGATGGTGAAGCAATCACGGTGGCCGTCGTCGAGGCGGACGCGACCAGCTATCGCGCCGGTTTCGAGGCCGCCAAACGCGTCTATGCCCGGTCGGAGCCTCCGGACGGCGTGTTCTCGGTCACCGATCTGCTGGCGATCGGCTTCATGGATGGGGCACGCCTCGAATTCGGTCTCAGGATCCCGGAGGATCTCTGCGTCATCGGCTTCGACAATATCGAGCAGGCTGCTTGGGAAGCCTATCGGCTGACAACCTTCGAGCAGCCGCTTGATCGGATAGCGGCGCATGTCGTTGGTCTCCTGACGGAAGTGCAAGACGTAACCGGGTCTCCGCAGGGGGACGGGGCCGTCTTCGAGCCGGTCGCCGTCTGGCGCCGCTCTGTTCGTCCCCATCCTGGATCGACCTGA
- a CDS encoding extracellular solute-binding protein gives MKRRAFLISTAGTVAGMMILPKLSFAAEGQIDWYTGSDANVLDFWTNTVKPAFEAAHEGVKLNLVDAGDNAGIQSIAERAIAAMQTNTDPQADYFEHTDPRLPKGAIEAGLYVNMKEAGLSNYSKVNPLAIDSDYSLPYRGSQVLLAYDTTKLSAADAPKTWDALVAWIKANPGQFVYNRPDKGGSGGNFVRRAIHQANGLDPKAFTVDNYTEAFGNEALGKAWELLKDIAPSLYDNGAYSSGNTQSIQLLAQGVVTMTPVWSDQVLQAIDQGVLPETTGIVQLQDLALCGNFSRAVVLANGKNRDAALKLADFILTEEIQGAILSELGGFPGVSWENVSADLREKFADIIPNSIPTFPAGAWEVAVNDGWYRNVAPTIDRKS, from the coding sequence ATGAAGCGTCGCGCATTCCTGATTTCCACGGCCGGCACCGTTGCCGGAATGATGATCCTGCCGAAGCTGTCCTTTGCAGCCGAAGGCCAGATCGACTGGTATACCGGTTCGGATGCCAATGTGCTCGATTTCTGGACCAATACGGTCAAGCCGGCTTTCGAAGCGGCGCATGAGGGCGTGAAGCTCAATCTCGTCGATGCCGGTGACAATGCAGGCATCCAGTCGATCGCCGAGCGCGCCATCGCGGCGATGCAGACGAACACCGACCCGCAGGCCGATTACTTCGAGCATACCGATCCGCGGCTGCCGAAGGGCGCTATCGAAGCGGGCCTCTACGTCAACATGAAGGAAGCCGGACTGTCGAACTATTCGAAGGTCAATCCGCTCGCCATCGACAGCGACTACTCGCTTCCATATCGCGGCAGCCAGGTGCTGCTCGCCTACGACACCACCAAGCTGTCGGCTGCCGATGCGCCGAAGACCTGGGATGCGCTCGTTGCCTGGATCAAGGCAAATCCCGGCCAGTTCGTCTACAACCGCCCTGACAAGGGTGGTTCGGGCGGAAACTTCGTGCGTCGTGCCATCCATCAGGCAAACGGCCTCGACCCCAAGGCCTTCACGGTCGATAACTACACTGAAGCCTTCGGCAACGAGGCCCTCGGCAAGGCCTGGGAACTGCTCAAGGACATCGCCCCGTCGCTCTACGACAACGGCGCCTACTCCTCCGGCAACACCCAGTCGATCCAGCTGCTCGCCCAGGGCGTTGTAACCATGACCCCGGTCTGGTCCGACCAGGTTCTCCAGGCGATCGATCAGGGTGTCCTGCCGGAAACGACTGGCATCGTGCAGCTTCAGGATCTGGCTCTTTGCGGCAACTTCTCGCGCGCCGTGGTGCTTGCCAACGGCAAGAACCGCGACGCAGCCCTGAAGCTGGCCGATTTTATTCTGACCGAAGAGATCCAGGGTGCCATCCTCTCCGAACTCGGCGGCTTCCCCGGCGTCAGCTGGGAAAATGTCTCCGCCGATCTGCGCGAGAAGTTTGCCGACATCATCCCGAACAGCATTCCGACCTTCCCGGCAGGCGCCTGGGAAGTCGCGGTCAATGACGGCTGGTACCGTAACGTCGCCCCGACCATCGACCGCAAGTCGTGA